AGCGAAAACCTTTGAGCAAAAAGTATACGTACAAACGTTGAGCAATGTCAGCGATAACTATTTGAAGCAGATTCAGAAAAGGAACGAATCCGCGAAGGAACAGCTTGAATTTATGACCCAGTGGTTTCATGAAATTAAAACACCTATTGCCGTCAGTCGCTTATTATTAGAAACTGAAGTCGAATCACCAAGTCTGCAGGAGGAAATAAATCGGATTGAGAGTTATGTTGAACAGGCACTCTATTTCTCGCGCCTTCATGATTTTAATAAAGATTACGTCATCCAAGAAATTGACCTTGAAAAACTAATCAAGGAAATCGTAATGGCTGAATCCAAGACATTTATTTCTAAAAAGATAAAAGTCGAAATGCCTAAAATAAACTTAACTGTTTTAAGTGATAAAAAAGCATTAACGTATATCATTCGCCAGCTCCTTCTCAATTCGCTCAAATACACAAATGAACATGGGGAGATTTCCCTCACTATTAATCCAAAAACAAAACAGTTAACCTTACGTGATAATGGAATGGGCATCCCTGCTGAGGACCTCCCACGTGTGTTTGAAAAAGGCTTTACCGGGAAAAACGGGCGCACCCATCAACGATCAACTGGAATGGGTCTTTATCTAGCGAAGAAAACTGTCGAGAAATTGGGACATGACATCTCACTTTCCTCTCAAGTAGGGATTTTCACTGAAGCGATTTTGACTTTCTCTGAACGGGAGAATTCTTTTTATCACATGTAAAAAACAAGCTCCATTGGGGGCTTGTTTTTACGTTTCCTTGATAATTTTTATATAGCTGGCAGTGGTTAAC
The DNA window shown above is from Neobacillus sp. WH10 and carries:
- a CDS encoding sensor histidine kinase, with protein sequence MTFKQYLYDQKWLLFTFYFILFFISTLISVDPKLQVTVGSLLYMAIVSTIIFNVYFLGSYFYKKNQLEKWEPFALDGLGTYPEAKTFEQKVYVQTLSNVSDNYLKQIQKRNESAKEQLEFMTQWFHEIKTPIAVSRLLLETEVESPSLQEEINRIESYVEQALYFSRLHDFNKDYVIQEIDLEKLIKEIVMAESKTFISKKIKVEMPKINLTVLSDKKALTYIIRQLLLNSLKYTNEHGEISLTINPKTKQLTLRDNGMGIPAEDLPRVFEKGFTGKNGRTHQRSTGMGLYLAKKTVEKLGHDISLSSQVGIFTEAILTFSERENSFYHM